In Desulfosediminicola ganghwensis, a single window of DNA contains:
- a CDS encoding TIGR03905 family TSCPD domain-containing protein, which produces MYSYKPTGVCAKLIEFEIEGTTLKNLSFTSGCPGNLTGIANLVQGMEIDEVITRLKGITCGRKTTSCPDQLTNALEDVKAGILEESSDQPKLKMAM; this is translated from the coding sequence ATGTACAGCTACAAACCAACCGGCGTTTGCGCCAAACTGATTGAGTTCGAAATCGAAGGAACCACCCTGAAAAATCTCTCATTCACCAGCGGATGTCCAGGCAACCTCACCGGTATTGCCAACCTCGTCCAAGGTATGGAGATCGATGAAGTGATTACCCGTCTTAAAGGCATCACCTGCGGTAGAAAAACAACCTCATGCCCCGACCAGCTGACCAATGCGCTTGAAGATGTTAAAGCAGGCATTCTCGAAGAAAGTTCTGATCAGCCTAAGTTGAAAATGGCGATGTAA
- a CDS encoding fatty acid desaturase, with protein sequence MEQVELHKVLNSYTLPSTRRSLVQTTVALGIYFTSVTLLIVFVHYQVPFWIILPLSLCTAPIVVQIFIIFHDCCHTSYFTSRRACSWLGHILGILTFTSYFDWQRTHALHHRFMANLEKRGIGDIWLMTLDEYRQAEKWTRFRYRLYRNPLVIIFVSAPFLFLILNRFPSKGFRAREMQSVLFTDCMLLFLITCLVVSIGWKAVILIFLPMMLGASMLGVWLFYVQHQFRNVYWSHNSEWNRLKAAMEGSSFYMLPSFLRWLSGNIGYHHIHHLAPRIPNYRLKECFDEVPALQEIDPIPFLSGLRNLSLSLWDEQSGLLISFAEARSIMKNSDL encoded by the coding sequence ATGGAACAAGTTGAGCTGCATAAGGTGCTGAATAGTTATACCCTTCCCAGTACCAGGAGATCTCTTGTACAGACAACCGTTGCCTTAGGGATATACTTTACTTCCGTCACCCTGTTGATTGTATTTGTGCATTATCAGGTCCCTTTCTGGATCATTTTGCCCCTGTCATTGTGTACAGCCCCTATTGTCGTACAGATCTTCATTATTTTTCACGACTGTTGCCACACTTCCTACTTTACATCCCGCAGGGCCTGTTCCTGGCTTGGCCACATACTCGGCATCCTGACCTTCACCTCGTACTTTGACTGGCAGCGAACCCATGCCCTGCATCACCGATTTATGGCAAACCTTGAGAAAAGGGGTATTGGTGATATATGGCTCATGACTTTGGATGAATACCGTCAGGCTGAAAAATGGACCAGATTTCGCTACAGACTGTACCGAAACCCGTTGGTGATAATTTTTGTCTCAGCACCATTTCTCTTCCTCATCCTCAACAGGTTTCCCTCAAAAGGATTCCGTGCCCGGGAGATGCAGAGTGTACTCTTTACTGATTGCATGCTCCTGTTTCTCATAACCTGCCTGGTAGTCTCAATCGGCTGGAAAGCTGTGATTCTCATCTTTCTGCCCATGATGCTGGGAGCAAGCATGCTTGGCGTCTGGCTATTTTATGTTCAGCATCAGTTTCGTAATGTCTACTGGTCCCATAACAGTGAATGGAATCGTCTCAAGGCAGCCATGGAGGGCTCTTCGTTCTATATGTTGCCCTCTTTCCTGCGTTGGCTCAGTGGCAATATCGGCTACCACCACATCCATCACCTCGCCCCCCGCATCCCTAACTACAGGCTGAAAGAGTGTTTTGATGAAGTCCCGGCATTGCAGGAAATTGATCCGATCCCATTCTTGAGTGGCTTGCGAAATCTCTCCCTGAGTCTTTGGGATGAGCAAAGTGGCCTTCTGATAAGTTTTGCAGAAGCCAGGTCAATCATGAAAAATTCTGACCTTTAA
- a CDS encoding cation diffusion facilitator family transporter, which yields MPNLTQGDRATIDVILLGMRHSVQPQFLKGSLMEISEKTAFLSILANFILVAIKIIVALFSGSLAVKADALHSVTDVISSVVILIGIKISKRRSRHFPYGLYKVENLIAMGTSLLIAVAGYEIGREVFSASPRDLPTNIPQAIAGISLTICIAFLFSCYELRKGREALSPSLVADAQHILSDVFSSLVILTALIGSASGFNIDRYCAVIVIFFIVRSAASIFINSMRVLLDASLDYDTMTRIRELVLSDARVRKINGLWGRNAGRYKFVELDLTLCVKDLEKGHRIAEEIENRIKMNIKQVDRVLIHYQPEVHDHFVLAAPLQTDRKTLSEHFGGAPLFHILHFTLDTGRVTDEHVLVNPHANEEKGRGIKTANWLLRSGIDILITNHDQTGKGPALVFGNAGVEILLTRETQAAVAMNSVRENILTELTDYQGAEYKEYATGSQLAG from the coding sequence ATGCCGAATTTGACTCAAGGTGATAGGGCGACGATTGACGTAATCCTCCTGGGTATGCGCCATTCGGTCCAGCCCCAATTTCTTAAGGGAAGCCTCATGGAGATTTCAGAGAAAACAGCTTTCCTTTCTATTTTAGCGAACTTCATTCTTGTGGCCATTAAAATCATTGTCGCACTATTTTCGGGTAGTCTGGCGGTTAAAGCTGATGCTCTGCATTCAGTGACAGATGTTATCTCATCTGTTGTCATTTTGATCGGTATCAAGATATCAAAGCGCCGCTCTCGTCATTTTCCATACGGACTTTATAAAGTTGAAAACCTTATAGCCATGGGTACCTCTCTGCTCATTGCAGTGGCAGGCTATGAAATCGGCAGAGAGGTTTTTTCTGCTTCACCACGTGACTTACCAACAAATATCCCCCAGGCAATTGCAGGGATTTCTCTCACTATCTGCATAGCTTTTCTTTTTTCCTGTTATGAATTGCGAAAGGGGAGAGAAGCCCTGTCGCCAAGCCTGGTGGCTGACGCGCAGCACATTTTGTCTGACGTGTTCTCTTCTCTGGTAATTCTGACAGCACTTATCGGCAGCGCCTCAGGCTTTAATATAGACCGATACTGTGCGGTGATTGTCATCTTCTTTATTGTGCGCTCTGCGGCTTCCATTTTCATTAATTCGATGCGGGTTCTTCTGGATGCTTCTCTTGACTATGACACTATGACCCGGATTCGTGAACTGGTCCTCTCCGATGCCCGGGTAAGGAAAATCAACGGATTGTGGGGGCGGAATGCAGGGAGATACAAGTTTGTCGAGCTTGATCTGACTCTGTGCGTGAAAGACCTGGAGAAAGGTCACAGGATAGCTGAGGAAATTGAAAACAGGATTAAAATGAACATTAAGCAGGTAGATCGGGTGCTCATCCATTACCAGCCTGAGGTTCATGATCATTTTGTGCTGGCAGCACCATTACAAACGGACCGCAAGACTCTGTCAGAACATTTTGGCGGGGCGCCTCTGTTTCATATTCTTCATTTTACCCTTGATACCGGAAGAGTTACCGATGAGCATGTTCTGGTAAATCCCCATGCAAATGAGGAGAAAGGCAGGGGAATAAAAACAGCCAACTGGCTATTACGATCCGGAATCGACATTTTGATTACAAATCACGATCAGACCGGTAAAGGTCCGGCCCTTGTATTCGGTAATGCGGGGGTGGAAATTCTTCTTACCAGAGAAACACAGGCAGCGGTTGCGATGAACTCGGTCAGAGAAAACATCCTTACGGAGTTAACTGACTATCAGGGCGCTGAATATAAGGAATATGCTACCGGCTCACAATTGGCAGGCTGA
- a CDS encoding Lar family restriction alleviation protein codes for MTTFSLSPCPFCGSEAKLYEFHEVPALGGSHSRFNPGCANDGCFIEGWIDAWFKSKEEAAAAWNSRAIPLKAILTVKDALKDAIVEGHAEVQDQQLKKVLQSLAEIDAWLEGMKPSI; via the coding sequence ATGACAACATTCAGTTTGAGCCCCTGCCCCTTTTGCGGGAGTGAGGCAAAGCTTTATGAGTTTCATGAAGTTCCGGCTCTTGGCGGGTCTCACTCAAGATTTAATCCTGGGTGTGCAAATGACGGTTGCTTCATAGAGGGTTGGATTGATGCCTGGTTCAAGAGCAAGGAGGAAGCTGCTGCAGCCTGGAATTCTCGTGCTATCCCCCTGAAGGCAATTTTGACAGTAAAAGATGCGCTCAAGGATGCCATTGTTGAAGGACATGCCGAAGTTCAAGACCAACAGCTTAAAAAGGTCCTGCAAAGCCTGGCCGAGATTGATGCATGGCTGGAGGGGATGAAGCCAAGCATATAG
- a CDS encoding DMT family transporter produces the protein MNSAAFLYAFLSAILMGTIGVFSKHTGLSAEIITFFRLILGSAFMLLFLVAVGKIRLARVWPSWPVIVNGGFLAGFIIFYVQAMNYTSMANAIMLIYLAPLAASITAHFFLGERLNKAALGLICIALFGFAMMMEFRIDITQGSDELIGIGLGVLALTCYAGFILINRIIDPGIHVYTRTFWQLFVGGCVMIPLVIFSLDEVNIGQSGWLLAIGFFPGFLAILFAIIALSRLPVAVFGTIAYSEPVAVVIFGWTMFHETLSPMQMAGCMFIIASGIAKTVLENRVTHQNQNASITT, from the coding sequence ATGAATAGTGCTGCATTTCTCTACGCTTTTTTATCCGCAATCCTGATGGGGACTATCGGGGTATTTTCCAAACATACTGGCCTGTCCGCCGAAATCATAACCTTTTTCAGGCTGATTCTGGGCTCCGCCTTCATGCTGCTTTTCCTGGTCGCTGTCGGAAAAATTCGACTGGCGAGAGTCTGGCCCTCCTGGCCAGTTATCGTCAATGGCGGTTTTCTGGCAGGGTTTATTATCTTTTATGTTCAGGCCATGAATTACACTTCCATGGCCAACGCAATTATGCTGATTTATCTGGCCCCGCTTGCGGCCTCAATTACGGCCCATTTCTTTCTCGGAGAGCGGCTGAACAAAGCCGCACTTGGCCTGATTTGCATTGCACTCTTCGGTTTTGCGATGATGATGGAGTTCAGGATCGATATCACTCAAGGTAGCGACGAGCTCATCGGCATCGGTTTAGGGGTTCTGGCTCTGACGTGCTATGCAGGCTTTATCCTCATCAACCGGATCATCGACCCAGGCATTCATGTCTATACCCGCACCTTCTGGCAGCTTTTTGTCGGCGGTTGCGTGATGATACCACTGGTTATCTTTTCTCTTGATGAGGTGAATATAGGGCAAAGTGGCTGGCTGCTGGCCATCGGCTTTTTCCCGGGCTTTCTGGCAATTCTGTTCGCCATTATTGCCCTCAGCCGTTTACCTGTAGCGGTTTTCGGAACCATTGCCTACAGCGAACCTGTGGCGGTGGTGATTTTTGGCTGGACCATGTTTCATGAGACACTCAGTCCCATGCAGATGGCAGGCTGTATGTTCATCATTGCCAGCGGTATAGCCAAAACAGTTCTGGAAAACAGAGTCACGCATCAAAATCAAAACGCATCAATCACTACTTGA
- the melA gene encoding alpha-galactosidase: MKKIAIIGAGSTMFTRQLLSSLYCHKELAGLQVVLEDIDTKALQRSFDLARKMLEQEGLDPNLISATNNPREALSGADFVINCIQVGGLEPWKLDVEIPRKYGVDQEVGDTLGPGGIFRALRHIPAVLSILDDMAELCPNALFINYANPLAPLTWAATEYSEISSIGLCYGVTYTVAQLAGYMGLGPWVEHPHSPEDWDKLMYSPIPDNIDVTFGGINHMTWILKILVDGIDKTNEIEKIIHRKDIYDADGVRCEVFKHFGYWSTENHWHFTDYVPYFRKNEAMINRYLPRRWNLLQLAETIHQRDSKNIQRQLDSTLPIRVEKSVLNAPKIIHAMCTGEVAKINGNVKNNGLIPNLPSDCVVEVPIYVDKGGLHPTAIGALPTQCAALNKTNINVQELVVEAALTKNLDSAFHALCLDPLTAALCTLDQIKAMFDELLDAQQQWLKGYYTRG, from the coding sequence ATGAAAAAAATCGCAATAATCGGTGCCGGTAGCACCATGTTCACCCGACAACTTCTCTCGTCACTGTACTGCCATAAAGAGCTTGCAGGATTACAGGTTGTACTGGAAGATATTGATACCAAAGCATTGCAAAGATCTTTTGATCTCGCCCGAAAAATGCTTGAGCAAGAAGGCCTCGATCCAAACCTTATCAGCGCTACAAACAATCCCAGAGAAGCTCTTTCGGGAGCGGATTTTGTGATAAATTGTATCCAGGTCGGTGGGCTGGAACCTTGGAAACTCGATGTTGAAATTCCACGTAAATATGGGGTTGATCAGGAAGTTGGTGATACCTTGGGGCCAGGTGGAATCTTTCGTGCTCTGCGTCACATTCCTGCAGTACTTTCAATCCTGGATGATATGGCAGAACTATGTCCAAACGCCTTGTTCATAAATTATGCCAATCCGCTTGCTCCACTCACATGGGCAGCAACAGAATACTCTGAGATCTCATCAATTGGGCTCTGTTATGGCGTAACCTATACGGTTGCACAGCTTGCGGGATATATGGGGCTTGGGCCATGGGTTGAACATCCACATAGTCCTGAAGATTGGGATAAACTCATGTATTCACCGATCCCGGATAATATTGATGTTACCTTTGGTGGAATAAACCACATGACATGGATTTTAAAAATCCTTGTTGATGGTATAGACAAAACAAATGAAATTGAAAAGATAATCCATCGAAAAGATATTTACGATGCAGATGGTGTACGTTGTGAGGTGTTTAAACATTTTGGTTACTGGTCCACTGAAAACCACTGGCATTTCACCGATTATGTCCCATATTTTCGAAAAAATGAGGCAATGATCAATAGGTACCTCCCTCGTCGTTGGAACCTGCTGCAGCTTGCCGAAACAATCCATCAGCGCGATAGCAAAAATATCCAGAGACAGCTTGATAGCACACTGCCAATCCGTGTTGAAAAGAGTGTTTTAAATGCTCCAAAAATAATACATGCGATGTGTACTGGCGAAGTTGCCAAGATAAACGGTAACGTAAAAAACAACGGTCTTATACCCAATCTTCCATCAGATTGTGTTGTTGAAGTACCAATTTATGTAGACAAAGGTGGTCTACACCCCACAGCAATAGGCGCATTGCCAACTCAATGTGCCGCCCTGAATAAGACAAATATTAATGTTCAGGAGCTTGTGGTTGAAGCTGCCCTCACAAAAAATCTTGATTCTGCGTTTCACGCCCTCTGTTTAGATCCGCTGACAGCTGCTTTATGTACCCTTGATCAAATTAAAGCAATGTTCGATGAACTGCTGGATGCACAACAACAGTGGTTAAAAGGATATTATACGAGAGGTTAG
- a CDS encoding ABC transporter permease, with product MKIENSLFKYRFQIGILGLLISLLSLFMFLSPQTFMHQRIYVAFMSTIPFPTLLALGLTLLIIAGELDLSFPSIMVISGLSFSVVFEATGWASLGFIAALATGAFAGLCNGLIVVKIGVPAIIATIGTQFFWRGASTLLADGLALNLTEVRDTTFHHIFVGRLFDWIPAQTLWCVALAVLFWFLLNRHVFGDDIRFIGDDIKTAQMMGVDTDKVRISLFVLMGLISAFTSVMVCLEMANWWPTQGEGYLLLVFAAIFLGGTSVFGGQGTIWGTVIGSVIIGIIEAGIISAGLSGYWTRLVYGLVIIVSVSLYAVAFKTRRI from the coding sequence ATGAAAATTGAAAACTCTCTCTTCAAATATAGATTTCAAATTGGCATATTGGGTCTTCTTATCAGTCTTCTCAGCCTTTTCATGTTTCTTAGCCCACAGACATTTATGCACCAGCGAATTTACGTTGCATTCATGTCAACTATTCCGTTCCCAACGCTTTTAGCCCTTGGCCTGACCCTTCTCATTATTGCCGGAGAACTGGATTTATCATTTCCCTCCATCATGGTCATTTCCGGTTTGAGCTTTTCTGTCGTTTTTGAGGCAACCGGATGGGCATCATTAGGATTTATTGCCGCCCTTGCCACAGGTGCTTTCGCTGGATTATGTAACGGCTTGATAGTTGTCAAAATTGGTGTTCCGGCAATCATAGCCACAATCGGGACACAATTTTTCTGGCGTGGAGCAAGCACCCTACTCGCAGATGGATTAGCCCTGAACCTCACCGAAGTCCGTGATACCACTTTTCACCACATCTTTGTCGGCCGTTTGTTCGATTGGATTCCAGCCCAGACTCTCTGGTGTGTTGCCCTGGCCGTTTTGTTCTGGTTTCTCCTGAATCGCCATGTCTTCGGTGACGATATTCGCTTTATAGGTGACGACATAAAGACCGCACAAATGATGGGTGTAGATACTGATAAGGTACGAATTTCACTCTTTGTCCTCATGGGGCTTATCAGCGCATTTACATCAGTAATGGTTTGCCTTGAAATGGCAAACTGGTGGCCGACTCAAGGTGAAGGTTATCTTCTGCTTGTCTTTGCGGCTATTTTTCTTGGCGGAACTTCTGTGTTCGGTGGGCAAGGTACTATCTGGGGAACTGTAATTGGTTCAGTAATAATTGGTATCATAGAGGCCGGCATTATCAGTGCCGGGCTATCAGGATACTGGACACGACTTGTCTATGGTCTGGTTATTATTGTGTCCGTGTCTCTCTATGCGGTAGCTTTCAAAACCAGGCGCATTTAA
- a CDS encoding ATP-binding cassette domain-containing protein, translating to MTEVLKAVSINKSFGPIQALQDISFSIDKGEIVALIGDNGAGKSTIIKILSGALRPDSGKLFINGKDVDLRSHTVRSARSLGIETVYQERSLAEKQPLWRNVFVGRHIKNKFGFIQVQKEKDLTLGMLKNSIGLKGVGISSEALVGSLSGGERQGLAISRAMYFDSQLTILDEPTTALSIKEVRRVLDFIRSIPEKGNSALFISHNLHHIHEVADRFVFVNRGRIVHQCHRNSMSVNELFEKLEELSMAPIHEDGV from the coding sequence ATGACAGAAGTTCTAAAGGCCGTTTCGATCAATAAGTCATTTGGCCCTATTCAAGCCCTGCAGGATATCAGTTTTTCCATTGATAAAGGGGAAATCGTTGCTCTCATTGGTGATAATGGTGCAGGAAAATCCACAATCATCAAGATTCTCTCCGGGGCATTACGCCCTGACTCCGGGAAGTTATTTATAAATGGCAAAGATGTAGACTTACGCAGCCACACCGTTCGATCAGCCAGATCGCTCGGTATCGAAACTGTTTATCAAGAACGATCTTTGGCAGAAAAGCAACCTCTATGGCGAAACGTATTCGTTGGCCGACATATCAAAAACAAATTCGGGTTTATCCAGGTACAAAAAGAAAAAGATCTCACCCTTGGCATGTTGAAAAATAGTATTGGCTTAAAAGGTGTTGGAATATCTTCAGAGGCACTTGTCGGTTCATTATCAGGTGGTGAGCGACAAGGTCTTGCCATCAGTCGAGCAATGTATTTTGACTCTCAGCTCACAATTTTAGACGAACCGACAACCGCTCTTTCCATTAAGGAAGTACGACGGGTGTTGGATTTCATTCGTTCAATTCCTGAAAAAGGTAATTCGGCCCTGTTTATTTCTCATAACCTGCACCATATCCATGAAGTTGCTGATCGTTTTGTATTTGTTAACCGTGGAAGAATTGTTCATCAATGTCATCGTAACTCTATGTCCGTGAATGAGCTTTTTGAAAAACTTGAAGAATTATCAATGGCACCAATCCATGAAGACGGGGTTTGA
- a CDS encoding substrate-binding domain-containing protein, which produces MGFRKANVFLSFLALLIFSTNAFAGTALEQSGKGLKIWFDTGGPVGGTYNTIVQNGAQQAATDLGCDIEFMYSDWSPQKMIENFKKALSANPDGIVVMGHPGDDAFAPFVEEAAGKGIIVTAADTELPALIEKYQSTGFGYAGVSNYARGKALATEAINRFGLKKGNKALVWGLKSQPTRGLSSKALIETFEKAGLEVDYMEITPEIDKDASLGTPVITAYLSSNPDCDIVVTDHGALTAQLENFFRAAGVKPDEIVGAGFSLSPATASAIKTGYVDLVGDGQPYLQGYLPVMQIALSKRFGFSGLVIETGGGFVHADNVDLIAPLAKKGLR; this is translated from the coding sequence ATGGGATTTAGAAAAGCGAACGTATTCTTATCATTTTTGGCACTGTTGATTTTCAGCACCAATGCATTTGCGGGAACTGCACTTGAACAAAGCGGTAAAGGATTAAAAATCTGGTTCGATACTGGTGGACCCGTCGGAGGAACCTACAACACCATCGTTCAAAATGGTGCTCAGCAAGCGGCAACTGACCTGGGTTGCGATATCGAATTTATGTACTCCGATTGGAGTCCACAGAAAATGATCGAGAATTTTAAGAAGGCTCTTTCGGCAAATCCAGATGGAATTGTTGTTATGGGACACCCCGGCGACGACGCATTTGCACCTTTTGTCGAAGAAGCAGCTGGCAAGGGAATAATCGTAACTGCGGCCGATACTGAGCTCCCGGCATTAATCGAAAAATATCAGTCAACAGGATTTGGTTATGCCGGTGTCAGCAATTATGCTCGAGGCAAAGCCCTGGCTACCGAAGCGATTAATCGTTTTGGTCTCAAAAAAGGCAACAAAGCGCTTGTTTGGGGACTTAAAAGTCAACCAACTCGTGGTTTAAGCTCCAAAGCATTGATTGAAACTTTCGAGAAGGCTGGTTTAGAAGTTGATTATATGGAAATCACCCCGGAAATTGACAAAGATGCAAGCCTCGGCACCCCTGTTATCACAGCATACCTGTCTTCTAATCCCGACTGCGACATTGTGGTTACCGATCACGGCGCTCTCACTGCTCAACTTGAAAACTTTTTTCGTGCCGCTGGTGTTAAACCTGATGAGATCGTAGGGGCAGGATTTAGTTTGTCTCCTGCTACCGCATCAGCAATTAAAACAGGATATGTCGATCTCGTTGGAGACGGCCAGCCATACTTGCAAGGCTATCTTCCTGTAATGCAGATTGCTTTATCAAAGCGGTTTGGCTTTTCCGGCCTTGTTATCGAAACAGGTGGCGGATTTGTCCATGCGGACAACGTTGACCTTATCGCTCCACTTGCGAAAAAAGGTTTACGATAA
- a CDS encoding adenine deaminase: MQMSKDRLKHRIRAGRGLVPADRVVKGGNLVNVMSSEVYPADVAIHDDIIVAIGDVQDYIGPETEIIDATGKYLVPGLIDGHLHSECSKLSITSFAKAVVPCGTTSIVSGLDEYISVSGMEGLQEVFAEIKNSPLKVFWGAPYKTPYTFPKSTVAFNFTQKVHKEVQQWPECFGVWETVREAVIEEDDDTLGALAEAHNNRMPIFGCAPMARGKDLNGYLCAGVRLDHESYDHEEVVEKMRNGMHMLIRESSVTHFLQENMRAVTEVNPQLARRVSFCTDDVTATDVLEKGHMDHVVRLAIKEGVDPMIAIQMATINSAEAYRIDHLVGSITPGKIADIVLVDSPESFNVDAVLTDGKFVAQNKELTYELKSPKRSAILSSELKCAKTTPKDFEYRVDMETGEAEVLSMNVVGPFVRKRRDVTLKVENHIVQPDTEQDVLMVSVLERFGRNGNKSLAFCSGWKLKKGAMASSAAPDDNNIVVMGADANDMSIAVNHLIENGGGQVIVADGEVIEFLSLPVGGIVSDLDAREIASREVELTKAANALGCDLPDPLMYMFFLPITAIPDYAITDVGPVDCIALTTFDPILGLNPSK; encoded by the coding sequence ATGCAAATGAGTAAAGATAGGTTGAAGCACCGAATTCGTGCAGGCCGTGGCCTTGTACCGGCCGACAGAGTTGTAAAGGGAGGTAACCTGGTCAATGTCATGTCAAGTGAGGTATATCCTGCAGATGTAGCCATTCATGATGACATTATCGTCGCAATTGGTGATGTCCAAGATTACATCGGTCCCGAAACAGAGATAATCGATGCTACAGGCAAATATCTGGTTCCCGGCTTGATTGATGGTCACTTACACAGTGAGTGTAGCAAGTTAAGCATTACCAGCTTTGCCAAAGCCGTGGTTCCCTGTGGTACAACCAGTATTGTTTCCGGGCTTGATGAATATATTTCCGTTTCCGGAATGGAAGGTCTTCAGGAAGTTTTTGCAGAAATTAAGAACAGCCCCCTCAAAGTCTTTTGGGGAGCCCCATATAAGACCCCTTATACTTTCCCGAAATCTACAGTAGCTTTTAACTTCACCCAGAAAGTTCACAAAGAAGTACAGCAGTGGCCAGAGTGTTTTGGTGTTTGGGAAACTGTGCGCGAAGCTGTCATTGAAGAAGATGATGACACCCTCGGCGCCCTTGCCGAAGCGCATAACAACAGAATGCCTATTTTTGGCTGCGCTCCCATGGCAAGAGGTAAGGATCTGAACGGTTATCTCTGTGCCGGCGTACGACTTGACCATGAAAGTTATGATCATGAAGAAGTTGTCGAAAAGATGCGTAACGGCATGCACATGCTCATCCGCGAGTCTTCTGTCACCCACTTTTTACAAGAAAATATGCGGGCAGTGACCGAAGTAAACCCACAGCTTGCGAGAAGGGTGAGTTTTTGTACCGATGATGTAACAGCCACCGATGTATTAGAAAAAGGCCATATGGATCATGTGGTTCGCCTTGCTATCAAAGAAGGTGTCGATCCAATGATCGCAATCCAAATGGCGACTATTAACAGTGCCGAAGCCTATAGAATAGATCACTTAGTCGGTTCTATTACTCCTGGTAAAATTGCCGATATCGTGCTGGTAGATAGCCCTGAGAGCTTTAATGTTGATGCTGTTCTAACAGACGGCAAATTTGTTGCGCAAAACAAAGAACTCACCTATGAACTCAAGTCTCCAAAGCGTAGTGCAATCCTCAGTAGCGAATTGAAGTGCGCGAAAACCACTCCAAAAGACTTCGAGTACCGGGTTGATATGGAAACTGGTGAGGCAGAAGTGCTCTCCATGAATGTTGTTGGCCCATTTGTTCGCAAGCGCCGCGATGTCACTTTGAAAGTTGAGAATCATATTGTTCAGCCAGATACTGAACAAGATGTGTTGATGGTTTCCGTGCTCGAAAGATTCGGCCGCAATGGCAACAAGTCATTAGCCTTCTGTTCCGGCTGGAAATTGAAAAAAGGTGCCATGGCCTCCTCTGCCGCGCCGGATGATAACAACATTGTTGTTATGGGTGCTGATGCAAACGATATGTCCATTGCTGTGAATCACCTCATTGAAAACGGTGGTGGTCAGGTCATCGTTGCAGACGGTGAAGTCATTGAATTCCTCTCACTTCCTGTTGGCGGTATTGTCAGCGATCTGGATGCCCGGGAGATTGCCTCCCGGGAAGTAGAGCTGACTAAAGCAGCAAACGCCCTTGGCTGCGATCTTCCAGATCCACTCATGTACATGTTCTTTTTACCTATTACTGCAATCCCTGATTACGCAATCACCGATGTGGGCCCAGTGGACTGTATTGCTCTCACAACCTTCGACCCGATTCTTGGTCTTAATCCAAGCAAGTAA